One stretch of Schlesneria sp. DSM 10557 DNA includes these proteins:
- a CDS encoding redoxin domain-containing protein, translated as MRDLDCYARQSSQASPQVTGTVGPLASHCETGATRSSHRLVNAGLVCLVMLVLSRNLPLAAAEDGPFLLGKSVAPFSLIDYRGKAHSLDDYQSSPVLVLAVLGTECPLAKQYSLKLQKLAESYAGQGVTFLGIDANRQDSLTEIAAFARTNGLTYPILKDLNQEVVDDLQATRTPEVFVLDAKRVVRYRGRVDDQYSVGGKSRPAPTREDLKLAIDEVLAETPVSVTETAAVGCLIGRSRPVKTGTSNSTVTYSNQISRILQKHCVECHRPGEIAPFSLTDYHEVAGWADMIVEVTQTGQMPPWHASPEHGHFANERRLTPEELSLLQHWVAAGTPEGDPAELPPPPTYTEGWQLPRQPDHVVWMSETPFTVPAEGTVDYQYFSVDPGLTEDKWITGAEIIPGSRAVVHHVIVFISTDGEVRDGDRQMLTAFVPGLRVGEYPQGMAKRIPAGAKFIFQMHYTPNGVAREDRTQIGLLFADPAEVTHEIRTVSTVNTKFKIQPELDNQSFSSSVVTAPQDLQLLSLSPHMHLRGKSFRYELTHNDGTKEVLLDVPHYDFNWQTAYKLIEPRLIPRGSKIQSFAAFDNSARNLANPDPSKTVKWGEQSWDEMLLGYFDVAVPRESELLKESSSEKN; from the coding sequence ATGCGCGATCTGGATTGTTATGCCCGACAGAGTTCTCAGGCCAGCCCGCAAGTGACAGGAACGGTCGGGCCTCTGGCGTCACACTGCGAGACGGGGGCCACTCGGTCGTCGCACAGGCTCGTCAATGCGGGGCTGGTCTGCCTTGTCATGCTGGTGCTGAGTCGCAATTTACCACTTGCCGCGGCCGAGGATGGCCCATTCCTGCTCGGAAAGTCCGTCGCGCCGTTCTCGCTCATCGATTACCGTGGCAAGGCTCACTCGCTGGATGACTACCAGTCGAGTCCCGTCCTGGTGCTCGCCGTGCTCGGGACGGAGTGCCCGCTGGCCAAGCAATATTCCCTCAAACTGCAGAAGCTGGCTGAGAGCTATGCCGGGCAGGGGGTCACGTTTCTAGGCATCGATGCCAATCGACAGGACTCGTTGACGGAAATCGCCGCGTTCGCTCGCACGAACGGTCTGACGTATCCGATTCTCAAAGACCTGAACCAGGAAGTCGTAGACGATCTGCAGGCGACGCGCACGCCGGAAGTCTTCGTGCTGGATGCCAAACGCGTCGTCCGATACCGGGGCCGAGTCGACGATCAGTATTCCGTCGGGGGGAAGTCCCGACCGGCTCCGACGCGCGAGGATCTGAAACTGGCGATCGACGAAGTTCTTGCGGAAACGCCGGTCAGCGTAACCGAGACCGCTGCGGTAGGCTGCCTGATCGGGCGGTCACGACCGGTTAAAACCGGTACTTCGAATAGTACCGTGACGTATTCCAATCAGATCTCGCGCATCCTGCAGAAACACTGCGTCGAGTGTCATCGGCCGGGCGAGATCGCTCCCTTCAGTCTGACGGACTACCACGAAGTCGCGGGATGGGCCGACATGATTGTGGAGGTCACTCAGACCGGTCAGATGCCCCCCTGGCACGCTTCGCCAGAACATGGTCATTTCGCCAACGAGCGGCGACTGACTCCCGAGGAACTCTCGCTCCTGCAGCATTGGGTCGCCGCCGGGACCCCTGAAGGTGATCCAGCGGAACTTCCTCCTCCACCAACCTACACAGAAGGCTGGCAGCTTCCCCGGCAGCCCGATCACGTTGTCTGGATGTCAGAGACTCCCTTCACGGTTCCTGCCGAAGGGACGGTTGACTACCAGTATTTTTCGGTCGATCCCGGACTGACGGAAGACAAGTGGATTACCGGAGCGGAAATCATTCCGGGAAGCCGCGCGGTTGTGCATCATGTGATTGTCTTCATTTCCACCGATGGAGAAGTTCGTGACGGAGACCGGCAGATGCTGACGGCCTTCGTTCCAGGCCTCCGCGTGGGTGAGTACCCTCAGGGGATGGCGAAACGGATCCCGGCTGGTGCGAAGTTCATCTTCCAGATGCACTACACGCCGAACGGAGTTGCTCGGGAAGATCGGACGCAGATCGGATTGCTGTTCGCCGATCCTGCCGAGGTGACACACGAAATCCGGACTGTTTCGACCGTGAATACAAAGTTCAAGATCCAGCCGGAACTGGACAATCAGTCGTTCTCATCCAGTGTCGTCACCGCCCCCCAGGACTTGCAGCTCCTGTCTCTTTCGCCGCACATGCATCTGCGAGGGAAGTCATTTCGTTACGAACTCACGCACAATGACGGAACGAAGGAAGTGCTGCTGGATGTGCCCCATTACGACTTCAATTGGCAGACCGCTTACAAGCTGATCGAACCCCGCTTGATCCCTCGCGGTTCAAAGATTCAGTCCTTCGCCGCGTTTGACAATTCGGCC
- a CDS encoding serine/threonine-protein kinase — protein sequence MRFTYQSGAQPLAGFTIQRGIHRGGFGEVYYARSDGGKDVALKLLHQQDQDIEIRGVTQCLNLKHSNLITLFDVKTDEHGDYWVVMEYVAGSSLEDVLASFPDGLPLAEVAAWLDGLVAGVAHLHDRGIVHRDLKPGNVYRENGVVKVGDVGLSKRLGSDHRRQHTQSVGTVYYMAPEVARGQYGPEVDVYSLGVMLYEMITGRLPFTGETTAEILMKHLTAQPDLTPVPRELRPTIARALEKDPTRRTATVRELGQDFLRATQQHRLPMASGAEVSSAAPLSGEQFPQPTADVASSEPTTIPANSFLPPLPRGSQSASSPAGASSEAPWRRQHADLERKRQPGGGATSNSRSTRSEPWLQPEQWLQLCIVLGMVSLLTGSLRGGFPLGGARITPVLGFVIIALLVVPTAGIAALHSLKLLLYRIADVDPRQQHSPRPGTAPYSPPAPSYPEVRAEFVSSAPARRAAAAVAAEPRFPFDDRPWRERLPELANSLGYAGLVASLLSAGVYAALSVPLRQDQPIPFMPRPESAILFLATAIVGSWLILIGHTLSSGSHWTNRQRWLLRLATGAVIGSIAYALDEFLLVNYSPSGYSARSLFRSLGGHPLIEGGSNPTWLAYGWFFAGWLGLRRWSQEMDLHRKAPFRMGTVMTAILAAFLMSWVFRFPQVYAMLWAGTISMTVQLASRWSPLRSVKTGATR from the coding sequence ATGCGATTCACCTACCAGTCCGGAGCTCAGCCCCTCGCGGGCTTCACCATCCAACGCGGTATTCACCGCGGCGGGTTTGGCGAGGTCTATTACGCGCGCAGCGACGGTGGCAAGGACGTCGCACTGAAACTGCTGCATCAACAGGATCAGGACATTGAAATCCGCGGAGTCACCCAGTGTCTGAATCTCAAGCACTCCAATCTGATCACACTGTTTGACGTCAAAACGGACGAGCACGGCGATTACTGGGTCGTGATGGAGTACGTGGCGGGTTCCAGTCTGGAAGACGTTCTGGCTTCGTTTCCGGATGGTTTGCCCTTAGCAGAAGTTGCGGCCTGGCTGGACGGATTGGTCGCCGGAGTGGCTCATCTGCATGACCGCGGGATTGTGCACCGGGACCTGAAACCCGGAAACGTCTACCGCGAGAACGGTGTCGTCAAAGTGGGGGACGTGGGGCTGTCGAAGCGACTCGGCAGCGATCATCGGCGACAGCATACGCAAAGCGTCGGAACCGTCTACTACATGGCGCCTGAAGTCGCCAGGGGCCAGTACGGCCCCGAGGTGGACGTCTACTCGCTGGGTGTGATGCTCTACGAGATGATTACGGGTCGCTTGCCGTTTACTGGAGAAACGACGGCCGAAATCCTGATGAAGCATCTGACGGCGCAGCCGGATCTCACCCCCGTCCCGCGTGAGCTACGGCCGACCATCGCGCGTGCTCTTGAAAAAGACCCCACCCGACGGACGGCGACCGTTCGCGAGCTGGGGCAGGATTTCTTGCGAGCGACGCAGCAGCACCGTTTGCCAATGGCTTCTGGGGCCGAAGTCTCTTCCGCCGCCCCTCTGTCCGGGGAACAATTCCCACAGCCGACAGCCGACGTTGCCTCGTCAGAACCGACCACGATTCCGGCGAACTCATTTCTGCCCCCCCTTCCTCGGGGTTCTCAGTCTGCCAGTTCCCCTGCTGGCGCATCCAGCGAGGCTCCCTGGCGACGCCAGCACGCAGACCTTGAACGAAAGCGTCAGCCCGGTGGAGGTGCAACGTCGAACAGTCGATCTACCCGATCGGAGCCATGGCTCCAACCCGAGCAGTGGCTGCAGCTGTGCATCGTGCTGGGAATGGTGTCGCTTCTGACAGGCTCTCTCCGGGGTGGGTTCCCGCTGGGGGGCGCCCGGATTACCCCGGTACTCGGATTCGTGATCATCGCGTTGCTGGTCGTGCCGACGGCGGGTATCGCCGCGTTGCATTCGCTGAAGTTGCTGCTCTATCGGATCGCCGATGTCGACCCAAGGCAACAACACTCACCCCGTCCCGGAACAGCCCCCTACTCTCCCCCCGCGCCGTCGTATCCCGAAGTTCGTGCGGAATTCGTGTCTTCCGCCCCTGCGCGGCGTGCTGCCGCCGCCGTCGCAGCCGAGCCGAGGTTCCCATTCGATGATCGCCCCTGGCGGGAACGACTGCCGGAACTCGCCAACTCGCTGGGGTACGCGGGACTGGTCGCCAGCCTGCTTTCCGCCGGTGTCTACGCGGCACTGTCCGTTCCGCTCAGGCAAGACCAGCCGATTCCGTTTATGCCGCGTCCCGAATCGGCGATTCTGTTTCTGGCCACGGCTATTGTTGGCTCATGGCTGATCCTGATCGGACACACCCTGTCGTCCGGTTCTCACTGGACGAATCGCCAGCGCTGGCTGTTGCGACTGGCAACAGGTGCCGTCATTGGTTCGATCGCGTACGCCCTCGACGAGTTCCTGCTCGTGAATTATTCCCCTTCTGGCTACAGCGCACGATCCCTCTTCAGGTCATTGGGGGGCCACCCACTGATTGAGGGAGGATCGAATCCGACGTGGCTGGCCTACGGCTGGTTCTTCGCGGGCTGGCTGGGTCTGCGGCGCTGGTCCCAGGAGATGGACCTGCACCGGAAGGCGCCGTTCCGGATGGGAACAGTGATGACCGCCATCCTGGCCGCATTCCTGATGTCGTGGGTCTTCCGGTTCCCTCAGGTCTACGCCATGCTCTGGGCCGGGACGATTTCCATGACGGTGCAACTCGCCTCCCGCTGGTCTCCCCTTCGCTCCGTTAAAACAGGAGCCACTCGATGA
- a CDS encoding cupin domain-containing protein, producing the protein MKRNLLDNLPFGMPQEIFTTLVRATGLRIEQIVSHGHASPADFWYDQSENEWIMLVKGAARLMFEDEIVELVPGDSLTIPAHRRHRVDWTTPDEPTVWLAVFY; encoded by the coding sequence ATGAAACGGAATCTGCTGGACAATCTTCCCTTCGGCATGCCACAGGAGATCTTCACGACGCTTGTGCGGGCGACGGGACTGCGTATCGAACAGATAGTCTCACACGGGCATGCCTCCCCTGCGGATTTCTGGTACGACCAGTCCGAGAATGAATGGATCATGCTCGTGAAGGGGGCCGCCCGCCTCATGTTCGAGGACGAGATTGTGGAACTCGTTCCCGGAGATTCTCTGACGATACCCGCTCATCGGCGACATCGGGTCGACTGGACGACTCCCGATGAGCCCACCGTCTGGCTGGCCGTTTTCTATTGA
- a CDS encoding DinB family protein, translating to MNAVDVIKRLHQHRAWSNANLLSTARELTDEQLHSIYPIGQGSIWKSLTHLFGAEHVWLGALSGDDAAVAPGDVAGQLPGNQLGEGRMTRLDDLVARWQDLDRRWDSYLATLTPESLDETVYRKVSTTGVRFGTRCSDILLHVCTHAHYTTAQIVNMLRQTGLEKLPETMLISLARLESKC from the coding sequence ATGAATGCAGTGGATGTAATCAAGCGGCTTCATCAACATCGGGCCTGGTCAAACGCCAACCTCCTGAGCACCGCCCGGGAATTGACGGATGAGCAACTCCATTCCATCTATCCCATTGGTCAGGGATCGATCTGGAAGTCGTTGACTCATTTGTTCGGTGCCGAACACGTCTGGCTGGGTGCTCTTTCAGGGGATGATGCGGCGGTCGCACCCGGTGACGTGGCTGGACAACTCCCCGGAAATCAGCTGGGTGAAGGACGCATGACACGGCTCGATGATCTGGTTGCCCGCTGGCAGGACCTGGATCGGCGCTGGGACAGTTATCTCGCGACACTGACTCCCGAATCGCTGGACGAAACTGTCTATCGCAAGGTTTCGACGACGGGGGTTCGCTTTGGAACGCGTTGCAGCGACATTCTGTTGCACGTCTGCACGCACGCTCATTACACGACCGCTCAGATCGTGAATATGCTGCGGCAGACAGGCCTGGAAAAGCTGCCGGAAACCATGTTGATCAGTCTGGCTCGACTTGAATCAAAATGCTGA
- the gnd gene encoding decarboxylating NADP(+)-dependent phosphogluconate dehydrogenase, which produces MSQHDIGLIGLAVMGQNLVLNMANNGFSVGVYNRTTTTTDEFVGGLKDEPADKVHAGTADRIKGYHTLESFVSSLKAPRRIMIMVKAGAPVDGVIEQLKPLLSPGDIIIDGGNSDFVDTNRRDKELREAGLRFIGTGVSGGEEGALKGPSIMPGGHHDAWPFVKEIFQKISAKVGPNNDIPCCDWVGDAGAGHYVKMVHNGIEYGDMQLICEAYQILKNGLGLTNEELYQVFKTWNEGELESYLIEITRDIFTVKDKETGEFLVDKILDTAQQKGTGKWMSQHALDLGVPTTLITEAVYARCLSAQKDARVRASAILKGPEDAKFTGDKAQFIEDVRQALYASKLCSYAQGYVQLDAAAKEFGWKLNNGNIALLWRGGCIIRSRFLGDIKAAFDKNPNLENLLLDDFFRNAVQKAQPSWRRVLSTAVQLGLPVPVFSAALNYFDGYRQARLPANLLQAQRDYFGAHTYERTDKPRGQMFHSEWIQERELS; this is translated from the coding sequence ATGTCTCAGCATGATATCGGTCTGATCGGCCTGGCCGTGATGGGTCAGAATCTCGTTCTCAATATGGCCAATAACGGTTTCTCCGTCGGGGTTTACAACCGAACGACCACGACCACGGATGAATTTGTCGGGGGTCTGAAAGACGAGCCCGCCGACAAGGTACATGCCGGGACCGCCGATCGTATTAAGGGCTACCACACGCTCGAATCATTCGTGAGCAGCCTCAAGGCCCCCCGCCGGATCATGATCATGGTCAAGGCGGGTGCTCCCGTCGACGGCGTCATTGAACAGCTCAAACCCCTGCTCTCTCCCGGCGATATCATCATCGACGGCGGAAACTCGGACTTCGTCGACACCAACCGCCGCGACAAGGAACTGCGCGAAGCCGGCTTGCGGTTTATCGGAACCGGTGTTTCCGGCGGAGAAGAAGGAGCCCTCAAGGGCCCCAGCATCATGCCGGGGGGACACCACGACGCCTGGCCGTTCGTCAAGGAAATCTTCCAGAAGATCTCGGCCAAGGTCGGCCCCAACAACGACATTCCCTGCTGCGACTGGGTCGGCGACGCCGGTGCCGGCCATTACGTCAAGATGGTTCACAACGGGATCGAATACGGCGACATGCAGTTGATCTGCGAAGCCTATCAGATTCTCAAGAACGGCCTGGGGCTCACCAACGAAGAACTCTACCAGGTCTTCAAGACGTGGAATGAAGGGGAACTCGAAAGCTACCTGATCGAAATCACGCGTGACATCTTCACCGTGAAAGACAAAGAAACGGGTGAGTTCCTGGTCGACAAGATCCTCGACACGGCTCAGCAGAAGGGGACGGGCAAGTGGATGAGCCAGCACGCGCTGGATCTGGGTGTCCCCACCACTCTCATCACCGAAGCAGTCTACGCGCGTTGCCTGTCGGCTCAAAAGGACGCTCGCGTCCGTGCCAGCGCAATTCTCAAGGGTCCCGAAGACGCCAAGTTCACGGGTGACAAGGCGCAGTTCATCGAAGATGTCCGCCAGGCCCTTTATGCCTCTAAGCTTTGCAGCTACGCCCAAGGCTATGTCCAGCTTGACGCTGCCGCGAAAGAGTTCGGCTGGAAGCTGAACAACGGCAACATCGCTCTCTTGTGGCGCGGCGGCTGCATCATCCGTTCTCGCTTCCTGGGCGATATCAAAGCCGCCTTCGACAAGAACCCCAATCTGGAAAACCTGCTGCTGGATGACTTCTTCCGCAACGCCGTCCAGAAGGCTCAGCCAAGCTGGCGTCGCGTCCTCTCGACCGCCGTCCAACTCGGTCTGCCGGTCCCCGTCTTCAGCGCCGCTTTGAACTACTTCGACGGCTACCGACAGGCCCGGCTTCCCGCCAACCTGCTGCAGGCCCAGCGTGACTACTTCGGGGCTCACACCTACGAGCGAACCGACAAACCACGCGGCCAAATGTTCCACTCGGAATGGATCCAGGAACGCGAGCTCAGCTAG